GTCCCCTCCGCCCGAAACGGACAGATAAGTCGCTTCTTTCGTTTGTTTCCGTTCGATAGCGATCGTAAGTCCCATCGCCTCTGACACATCACGAAGAAATTGCTCTGCTTCAATCGTTGGATCCGGTATAAGCTCCAGTTCAACCTTCGCTTCCTTTACGCCAATGAGTCCGAACAGACCTTTGGAAGGCTGCTCCATAACGAGCACTTTGACGCGATCCTTGGTTACATTTAATTGTGTTAAACCGCTCCGTACAGCATCATCAATCGTTTTTCCTGATGCTACGATTTTCTTCATTTCGCGAGGGCCTCCTTACCCTTGTTTGATGAACGAACGTACAGGAAGTAGTTTTGAATAATGGTGTAAAGGTTACTGAAAATCCAGTACAGCGGAAGCGCCGACGGGAAATTAAGGGCCATCACGAAGATCAGGACCGGGAAGATCATAAGCATCGCTCCCATGCCCGGCATCGTTTGCGTTTGCTGCTTCTGCATCATCTTCGACTGAACAAATGTCGTAGCTGCCGCAATGATCGGGAGGAAATACCAAGGTCCCGGTTCACCAAGCTGCAAACCCAGGAACTCGTGCGTACGAACCTCAGGATTCCAGTAGATCGAATTATAAAGCGCCATAAACACAGGCATCTGAACGAGTAGCGGCAAACAGCCGGCCATAGGATTGACCTTGTTCGCCTGGAACAGCTTCATCGTCTCTTCCTGCTGTTTTTGCGGATTATCTTTATGTTTCTTCTTAATCTCGGCCATTTGCGGCTGAATCGCCTGCATCGCCTTCGAGCTGCGGTACTGCTTGAGCGTTAACGGCAAAATCGCCGTTCTTACAATAATCGTAATGAGCAGAATAGCTAGTCCATACGAACCATTGAACCAGTCTGCGAACTTATCAAGCGTAAGGGCAAAGTAATAAACAACATTCTTCTCCCAGAAGTTGCCGTGCTGTAAATCCGATGTACTCGTCGTTGCATTATGCGGTGCGCAACC
This region of Paenibacillus sp. JDR-2 genomic DNA includes:
- a CDS encoding YidC/Oxa1 family membrane protein insertase, with amino-acid sequence MLVLKGNRKWLLVLGMVLMVVLLSGCAPHNATTSTSDLQHGNFWEKNVVYYFALTLDKFADWFNGSYGLAILLITIIVRTAILPLTLKQYRSSKAMQAIQPQMAEIKKKHKDNPQKQQEETMKLFQANKVNPMAGCLPLLVQMPVFMALYNSIYWNPEVRTHEFLGLQLGEPGPWYFLPIIAAATTFVQSKMMQKQQTQTMPGMGAMLMIFPVLIFVMALNFPSALPLYWIFSNLYTIIQNYFLYVRSSNKGKEALAK